Proteins encoded within one genomic window of Pieris brassicae chromosome 12, ilPieBrab1.1, whole genome shotgun sequence:
- the LOC123717240 gene encoding histone H4 → MTGRGKGGKGLGKGGAKRHRKVLRDNIQGITKPAIRRLARRGGVKRISGLIYEETRGVLKVFLENVIRDAVTYTEHAKRKTVTAMDVVYALKRQGRTLYGFGG, encoded by the coding sequence ATGACCGGTCGCGGTAAGGGAGGAAAGGGATTGGGAAAAGGTGGCGCGAAGCGGCACAGGAAGGTGCTCCGTGATAACATCCAGGGTATCACCAAGCCGGCGATTCGACGTCTGGCGCGCAGGGGTGGCGTGAAACGTATCTCCGGTCTCATATACGAGGAGACCCGCGGTGTTCTCAAGGTTTTCCTCGAGAACGTCATCCGCGACGCGGTAACCTACACGGAGCACGCCAAGAGGAAGACCGTCACCGCAATGGACGTCGTGTACGCTCTGAAGCGCCAGGGCCGCACCCTCTACGGTTTCGGAGGTTAA
- the LOC123717238 gene encoding histone H2A: protein MSGRGKGGKVKGKAKSRSNRAGLQFPVGRIHRLLRKGNYAERVGAGAPVYLAAVMEYLAAEVLELAGNAARDNKKTRIIPRHLQLAIRNDEELNKLLSGVTIAQGGVLPNIQAVLLPKKTEKKT from the coding sequence ATGTCCGGACGTGGCAAGGGCGGCAAGGTCAAGGGGAAGGCAAAGTCGCGTTCCAACCGCGCAGGTCTCCAGTTCCCGGTCGGTCGTATCCACAGGCTGCTCAGGAAGGGCAACTACGCCGAGAGGGTGGGTGCCGGTGCGCCGGTCTACCTTGCGGCCGTTATGGAGTACCTGGCGGCCGAAGTGCTCGAGTTGGCCGGTAACGCGGCCCGTGACAACAAAAAGACCAGGATCATACCGCGTCACCTCCAGTTGGCCATACGCAACGACGAGGAGCTCAACAAGCTACTCTCCGGCGTGACCATCGCACAGGGCGGTGTACTGCCTAACATTCAGGCGGTCCTTCTCCCCAAGAAGACCGAGAAGAAgacataa
- the LOC123717229 gene encoding late histone H1-like: MADTAVASETPAPATPAKKAPKAAAAAKKPKARPTHPKTSDMVNSAIKELKERSGSSLQAIKKYIASNYSLDAERLAPFIRKYLKRAVASGTLIQTKGKGASGSFKIDSKSGTGGGAAKKATAASASSGGRGSAAAASSAAKSVKKPTAQAAKKTAASAGARSKKAAAAAAETASPAKAGGRGGTAKDKKAAAAAKRKPAASAAPKKGRGSAAPSAAASGKGASTTAAASKAKRSAKPPTKKPKAPKPKKAAAAAPKSKAATAKKASAASKK; encoded by the coding sequence atggccgACACAGCAGTAGCATCGGAGACACCCGCGCCGGCGACGCCCGCCAAGAAGGCACCAAAAGCGGCAGCGGCCGCGAAGAAACCCAAGGCGAGACCAACGCACCCCAAGACTTCCGACATGGTCAACAGCGCGATCAAAGAGCTCAAGGAGAGGAGCGGATCGTCCCTGCAGGCGATCAAGAAATACATCGCCTCGAATTATAGCCTAGACGCCGAGAGGTTGGCGCCGTTCATAAGAAAGTATCTCAAGCGCGCGGTCGCCTCCGGCACCCTGATTCAGACGAAGGGCAAGGGCGCATCGGGCTCGTTCAAGATAGACAGCAAGTCGGGAACCGGCGGCGGCGCGGCGAAGAAGGCGACGGCCGCCTCCGCTTCCTCCGGCGGCAGGGGCTCCGCCGCGGCGGCGTCCTCCGCGGCCAAATCGGTGAAGAAGCCGACCGCACAAGCCGCCAAGAAGACCGCCGCGAGTGCGGGCGCCAGGAGCAAGAAGGCCGCCGCCGCGGCCGCCGAGACCGCGTCCCCCGCCAAGGCGGGCGGAAGGGGTGGCACCGCCAAAGACAAGAAGGCAGCCGCTGCGGCCAAGAGGAAGCCGGCCGCGTCGGCCGCTCCGAAGAAAGGTCGCGGCTCCGCGGCCCCCTCCGCCGCAGCGTCCGGCAAGGGCGCGTCGACCACCGCCGCCGCTTCCAAGGCGAAGAGGAGCGCGAAACCACCGACCAAAAAACCTAAAGCACCCAAACCGAAGAAGGCAGCAGCCGCCGCGCCCAAATCGAAGGCCGCCACCGCTAAAAAGGCATCGGCCGCTTCCAAGAAGTGA